Part of the Bacteriovorax stolpii genome, ATCCCATCCAGTCGATAAAGACTAGCTCTCCCCAATTGGCATTAGGGACTAAAAAGACATAACCTAAAAACGCCACTGAAAACTGAGCAAAGGTTCTCGTTTCCATATTAAAAATGTGGGCCTTTTGAAGTTGAATGGGAATTGTTGCATAAAAAGAAGCACTGATGAGGGCCAGAGTAAAACCGATAGTCCCTTTATCGTTTAAATCCCAACTCGGAAGCACAAAGAAGACACCAACCAAAATCAAAAGCAGACAAAAAATATTTTTTGGTCTTACGTGATAGCCTAAAAAATAGGCCCCATAAAAAATCATCTGGATTCCATATGTCGCCATCCCTAAAACAGTCATCGAGGGCGAGCCAAGTTTTACAGAAAATGTATATGTGATCCAATGACAAAAAAAGGTTGCACCGATTAAGAGAAGTTTCCAGGCGTCTTTTTCTTTATAGACTTTCCAGTTGATTTTTTTTCGCCAATAAAGTGAGACCAACAAAGTTCCCACTGATAAACGAAAGAACCCCATGGCAAAAGGATTGGCCGAGCAAAATTTAATAACTAAAGGGACAAAGGAGAAGATGCCGATGGCCCAGAACATTTCGATGAACATATTGGGAGATTGTAATGTTCTTTAGGTTAAAAAAGAAATTAAGATTTTATATTCGTGAACTCTACTTATTTGATTTTATGAGGTTTTGTTAATTAACATGGTTTCTCATCCTTAAAAAACCACCTTATTGTGATAACATGGTTTTTAAGAGATCAAAAACCACCTTTTTCTGGAAAACTAATGAATATCGAAGAGTTAGAGGAATCCCTAAAACAGCCTTTTACCCTAAAGCGGGGCTTCGGTATTACAAAGATTAATCATCCAGAATGGCAAAACATTTTCTTCATTGTCCCTCCGGCTCCTCCCAAAGAGCTAGACACAAAGAAGCTTCCCTATTCATCAATTTCAAAGGCCCTGAAGGTCCTGTCGGCCCTGCCACATTTCTCGCAAATGAGTGAACTCGACAAACTCGTTAATTATCTTTTTGTAAGACGAGAAGTCGTTCAATCATCTCGACTGGAGGGAACATGGTCAACAATTGATCATGCATTAACTCCGGGAGATCTTGCAGATGCTGATGAAGGTAAAAATGAACATCAAGCTGTTCGAAGCTATGCGAAGATTTTGGAAGAAATGATTGAAGAGACACTGAAGAAAAAAGAGAGTGTTTTCAATTTAAAACTCATTCAAGAAATTCACAAACAAATCGTTGAACATGACCCAAAATCTAAAGGTGTTCCAGGAAAACTTAGAACCGAAGGAGAACCAGGAAGCGTTGTCATCATTGGTGGTGGACAAAGAAAAGAAAACTCACTTTACAATCCGGCCCCTCCTAGTGAAGTTCTTCGCACTTTAAATGAAGTTCTCACATGGCTTTCCGATGCCAATCTCGCCATCATGGGTGATGCCGGTGGCGGAGGATTAAGTTTGCCAGTGAGGCTTGCAATTGCCCATTCTCACTTTGAAGCTGTCCACCCTTTTACTGACGGAAACGGAAGATGTGGAAGAGCACTTTGGCCACTGCAGATGATCTGCGCTGGAAACTCACCATTGTATCTTTCAGGTTATGTTGAAGAGTATAAAGATTCTTATACCAAGGCCCTTCAAGAGGCGCAGAAGAGACTCAACTACAACCCACTGATTGAATTTTTATGTGAGGCCATTATTGAGGCCGATCTTGAAGCGAAAAAAACAAGGGAGACCATTCATCAAATGCCGGAAGTCTGGAACAAGCGATCTGGCTTCAGAGAAAAATCTGCACCTAAAAGAGCTTTAACACTACTTCTGCATTACCCAATTATCTCTTCAGCCATTTTAGAGAAGGAATTAGGTGTTAAGAGAACTGCTGCGGACAATGCAATCAACTCATTGCTCGAAAAAAAGATTATTCGATACCGGCAAACGGAAAACCGCCAGCGCCTATACGCGGCGGAAGAAATTATTCAAATTCTCTCGAGACCTTTTGGGAGTGAGATTGAGCTTGCTTTGGAAAAGGCGCGAGGGCTTCTGAAGATTTAGTTCTGCAAGGGCTCCTACACACTTTTACTTAAGCGGTGCCTACACCATAAGAAGTATTTTACAATTCAAACTTGAAAAACCTGTTTAAATCTTTAACATGCAAAAACGTGGCAATTACACTATATAAAAAAATTCCTGTTAAAAAGTAAACAACTGCACTGAATCTTTCAAAATGATTAAGGTAAACATAAAGAACAATAGGACAAATCACAAAACTGCCCAATAACAACTTTTGTATCAAACCTCTTTTTAATCTTAAAAATTCTTCTCTTGAAAAAAAGTAAGACAAATTAGAAGCAAAAAGTTCAAGCCTTTCTTGCGATTTTAAATTAATTATCACCTTATCGAAACCAAAGACTACAACAATACTATTATCGCTTCTATTAATTAAAATATCTTTGACGTCTCCTGGCAATAAAGACAAACTCTCGCCATTTATATCAATTACTAATGAATTATTCACAAAATTAAAATTTTCTATTCTTTTTGCAAGAAATTTTTTGAGCATTACAACCTCTTGCAACTGAGTGCCAAAATTGAGTTAAAAAATGCTATTATCCCTCGCTGCTTCATTGCTCACCACAGTAATAAGCAACTGGATTATATTTTGGTAAGTCGCAACCAGAATAAATAGAATTGATCAATAAAGTGTTTCCCCTATGCTTACTTGTAATCTTTTTTAGCTCATCAATGGCCTTACACTAAGAAGAAAACTTAGAACTCGTTATATTAGGCAAAGACATCTGTGGCATTTTTTTACAGCTTTGAATATCATCAATGCTATAAGTGATATAAACATTTATTGGTTTATTATTTTTAAGTCTCTCAAGTTCTACACTTTTTCCAGGATCGACCTTCACATCAGCAATTAAAATTAGCCATTCAATCGCATTTGCCACATCTGATGAATTAGCGAAAGCACGAGAAAAATTCATTTCAAAACAAACAAAGAAAATTACGACCCACCCCATATAAAACACTCTAGAGTTCACAACAATCCAACCTTTTGAATCTAAATAATTAGCTCTAATTAAAAATTATTCTAAGCTCACATCGGTATAGTTAAGCTCAAGAATTGATCAAGTTAATCGATTTTGAATAAAAATCTAAAATTAGTGGAAGGTCGCTTGTTAGTTACTTTGAAGTTAGAAAGACAAAATACATAAAAACAAAAAGGCCGCCCAAAGGCGGCCTTAATAACTATGTTCTCAAAGTATCAATTTCTTATTTTAAAGCACTCTCAATCGCTCCCATAGAAGCCACAATCGCATTCTTAACATCTGAATCCGACTCGCCCTGAAGCCAAGAACTCAATAAGCGGTAAGCTTCAATCGTAGGAATATTTCCGACAAGTCTAGCAATAGTTCTTCTCTTTTCCCATCCACCACTACGAGATGCCGATGACAGAATACTGATGACCTGCGCTCTATGGTTGGCATGAGAATCAATTTTCATAATGTAGCTTGGAGAATCAATTCTCGCTGGCAAATATCTCATAATAGCGTTCATAACATCAGAGTCTGATTCGATCATTAGTCTTGATAAAAGAGCTAAAGTGACATCACTTCCCACCATGTTACCTAGCTGGTTAGCTGACTCTCTACGCGTCTCCCATCCT contains:
- a CDS encoding DMT family transporter is translated as MFIEMFWAIGIFSFVPLVIKFCSANPFAMGFFRLSVGTLLVSLYWRKKINWKVYKEKDAWKLLLIGATFFCHWITYTFSVKLGSPSMTVLGMATYGIQMIFYGAYFLGYHVRPKNIFCLLLILVGVFFVLPSWDLNDKGTIGFTLALISASFYATIPIQLQKAHIFNMETRTFAQFSVAFLGYVFLVPNANWGELVFIDWMGLLFLGVLGTFVAHSLWSRVVAHVPTTTSGIVYYIITPTAMFLSWLLLGETLSSKQLLGAGIILSGAIINMLKLPKIQ
- a CDS encoding Fic family protein, with amino-acid sequence MNIEELEESLKQPFTLKRGFGITKINHPEWQNIFFIVPPAPPKELDTKKLPYSSISKALKVLSALPHFSQMSELDKLVNYLFVRREVVQSSRLEGTWSTIDHALTPGDLADADEGKNEHQAVRSYAKILEEMIEETLKKKESVFNLKLIQEIHKQIVEHDPKSKGVPGKLRTEGEPGSVVIIGGGQRKENSLYNPAPPSEVLRTLNEVLTWLSDANLAIMGDAGGGGLSLPVRLAIAHSHFEAVHPFTDGNGRCGRALWPLQMICAGNSPLYLSGYVEEYKDSYTKALQEAQKRLNYNPLIEFLCEAIIEADLEAKKTRETIHQMPEVWNKRSGFREKSAPKRALTLLLHYPIISSAILEKELGVKRTAADNAINSLLEKKIIRYRQTENRQRLYAAEEIIQILSRPFGSEIELALEKARGLLKI